A genomic stretch from Aedes albopictus strain Foshan chromosome 2, AalbF5, whole genome shotgun sequence includes:
- the LOC109406447 gene encoding coronin-1C isoform X7 translates to MTNSQLWFRGVRPSKFRHVYGLPTRKECCYTDISVVRSGNDGNFCATNPTFLAIVADTTFVVIPINQTGRIDFQCCKVIGHTGQILDLKWNPFDDNMIASASDDCTIKLWKIPEGGLTSNLSECSTELVGHKRKVLHIEWHPTAANVLISAGFDHLICVWDVGNAEKPLLNVINCHVDMIYSLAINRDGSLIATTSKDKKLRVIEPRSGIVVSEGICHMGTKCSKAVFLDNDRILTTGFSRHSDRQYAVWNQHDLKKPLVQEVIDSSSGVVTPYFDYDTKMIYLAGKGDGNIRYYELVDEAPYVYYLNQFLSGQPQKALGFMPKRGVNVSQCEVFRFYKLHAAGNICEPISMIVPRKSTLFQSDLYPDTLADIPAIGAKEWFQGRNVQPMLRSMKTGESILDTSTSQKPRSNESKYATIHHTSSKHNVLNNHHGNYNGNSNNHSHSNGTNNGPALNGSNYTNGTSVTSLTNGGKNNKENEIDNRKFDNNTKKFAFLSQPTIPDYRPQAVTNIIEKSQKTSTNQSTKFHQLQAIFGQHQTANHKDIANLQNNLLSSSRNSSRNSSLENINLLNSENELRKAFNKQAEEIKSLRKSLNNSEKRVRELEAEVKRLQLQQKH, encoded by the exons ATGACCAACTCACAG CTATGGTTCCGCGGAGTGCGGCCCTCTAAGTTCCGGCACGTGTACGGTCTGCCCACGCGGAAGGAGTGCTGCTACACCGACATCAGTGTCGTGCGCAGCGGCAACGATGGCAACTTCTGCGCCACCAATCCCACATTCCTGGCCATCGTGGCCGACACCACGTTCGTGGTCATTCCCATCAACCAAACCGGACGCATCGATTTCCAGTGCTGCAAGGTGATCGGACACACCGGCCAGATTCTGGATCTCAAGTGGAACCCGTTCGATGACAATATGATTGCGTCCGCTTCGGATGATTGCACA ATCAAACTGTGGAAGATCCCAGAGGGTGGGCTGACGAGCAATCTGAGCGAATGCTCGACGGAGCTCGTCGGCCATAAGCGCAAGGTGCTGCACATCGAATGGCACCCGACGGCGGCAAACGTGCTGATAAGCGCCGGGTTCGACCATTTGATTTGCGTGTGGGATGTGGGCAACGCCGAGAAGCCACTGCTGAACGTGATCAACTGTCACGTGGACATGATCTACAGTTTGGCGATCAATCGTGACGGATCGCTTATTGCGACCACCTCCAAGGACAAGAAGCTGCGGGTGATCGAACCGCGCAGTGGAATCGTTGTTTCG GAGGGAATTTGTCACATGGGCACCAAGTGTTCCAAAGCGGTGTTTCTGGACAATGACCGCATTCTGACGACGGGATTTTCCCGCCATTCGGACAGGCAGTATGCCGTTTGGAATCAGCACgacttgaagaaacccctggtgCAGGAAGTGATCGACAGTTCTAGTGGAGTGGTTACTCCGTACTTTGATTACGACACCAAAATGATCTACCTGGCAGGGAAGGGAGACGGCAACATCCGGTACTACGAACTGGTGGATGAAGCACCCTATGTGTACTATTTGAATCAGTTCCTATCGGGACAACCCCAGAAGGCTCTGGGCTTCATGCCAAAACGTGGCGTAAATGTATCCCAGTGTGAGGTGTTCCGGTTCTATAAGCTGCACGCAGCTGGAAATATATGCGAACCCATCTCGATGATAGTTCCGCGAAAATCAACACTGTTCCAGAGCGATCTCTATCCGGATACATTGGCCGACATACCGGCGATCGGTGCCAAAGAATGGTTCCAGGGGCGGAACGTGCAACCCATGCTGAGGTCCATGAAGACTG GTGAATCCATTCTGGACACCAGCACCAGTCAAAAACCCCGCAGCAACGAGAGCAAGTATGCCACCATCCATCACACCAGCAGCAAGCACAACGTGCTCAACAACCACCATGGCAATTACAACGGAAACAGCAATAACCATAGCCATAGCAATGGCACCAATAATGGTCCGGCACTTAACGGCAGCAACTACACAAACGGTACCAGTGTGACATCTCTTACCAACGGAGGCAAAAACAACAAAGAAAACGAAATCGATAACCGGAAGTTCGACAACAACACGAAGAAGTTTGCCTTCCTGTCGCAGCCGACGATACCGGACTACAGGCCGCAAGCGGTAACTAAC ATAATCGAAAAGAGTCAAAAGACCTCAACGAACCAGAGTACAAAGTTCCACCAGCTGCAGGCAATCTTCGGCCAGCACCAGACGGCCAACCACAAGGACATTGCCAACCTGCAGAACAACCTGCTGAGCAGTTCGCGAAATAGCTCACGGAACAGCTCGCTGGAGAACATCAACCTGTTGAACTCGGAGAATGAG CTCCGAAAAGCGTTCAACAAACAAGCCGAGGAAATCAAAAGCCTACGAAAGTCTCTTAACAATTCCGAGAAACGAGTGCGAGAGCTGGAAGCGGAAGTCAAACGGTTACAGCTCCAACAGAAACATTAG
- the LOC109406447 gene encoding coronin-1C isoform X5 — MGCAKIDRATVVPIAIIISIFEAVRNEFAEKWKALLEAGGGGGGACGLSLSDPEQHVAGDSDNDGDNDSMTNSQLWFRGVRPSKFRHVYGLPTRKECCYTDISVVRSGNDGNFCATNPTFLAIVADTTFVVIPINQTGRIDFQCCKVIGHTGQILDLKWNPFDDNMIASASDDCTIKLWKIPEGGLTSNLSECSTELVGHKRKVLHIEWHPTAANVLISAGFDHLICVWDVGNAEKPLLNVINCHVDMIYSLAINRDGSLIATTSKDKKLRVIEPRSGIVVSEGICHMGTKCSKAVFLDNDRILTTGFSRHSDRQYAVWNQHDLKKPLVQEVIDSSSGVVTPYFDYDTKMIYLAGKGDGNIRYYELVDEAPYVYYLNQFLSGQPQKALGFMPKRGVNVSQCEVFRFYKLHAAGNICEPISMIVPRKSTLFQSDLYPDTLADIPAIGAKEWFQGRNVQPMLRSMKTGESILDTSTSQKPRSNESKYATIHHTSSKHNVLNNHHGNYNGNSNNHSHSNGTNNGPALNGSNYTNGTSVTSLTNGGKNNKENEIDNRKFDNNTKKFAFLSQPTIPDYRPQAIIEKSQKTSTNQSTKFHQLQAIFGQHQTANHKDIANLQNNLLSSSRNSSRNSSLENINLLNSENELRKAFNKQAEEIKSLRKSLNNSEKRVRELEAEVKRLQLQQKH; from the exons ATGGGATGCGCGAAAATTGACCGCGCAACGGTCGTGCCGATTGCAATAATTATATCGATT TTTGAAGCGGTCCGAAACGAGTTCGCCGAGAAGTGGAAAGCTCTCCTGGAAGCTggcggtggcggtggtggtgCCTGTGGATTGAGCTTGAGCGATCCCGAACAGCACGTGGCAGGCGACAGCGATAACGACGGCGACAACGACAGTATGACCAACTCACAG CTATGGTTCCGCGGAGTGCGGCCCTCTAAGTTCCGGCACGTGTACGGTCTGCCCACGCGGAAGGAGTGCTGCTACACCGACATCAGTGTCGTGCGCAGCGGCAACGATGGCAACTTCTGCGCCACCAATCCCACATTCCTGGCCATCGTGGCCGACACCACGTTCGTGGTCATTCCCATCAACCAAACCGGACGCATCGATTTCCAGTGCTGCAAGGTGATCGGACACACCGGCCAGATTCTGGATCTCAAGTGGAACCCGTTCGATGACAATATGATTGCGTCCGCTTCGGATGATTGCACA ATCAAACTGTGGAAGATCCCAGAGGGTGGGCTGACGAGCAATCTGAGCGAATGCTCGACGGAGCTCGTCGGCCATAAGCGCAAGGTGCTGCACATCGAATGGCACCCGACGGCGGCAAACGTGCTGATAAGCGCCGGGTTCGACCATTTGATTTGCGTGTGGGATGTGGGCAACGCCGAGAAGCCACTGCTGAACGTGATCAACTGTCACGTGGACATGATCTACAGTTTGGCGATCAATCGTGACGGATCGCTTATTGCGACCACCTCCAAGGACAAGAAGCTGCGGGTGATCGAACCGCGCAGTGGAATCGTTGTTTCG GAGGGAATTTGTCACATGGGCACCAAGTGTTCCAAAGCGGTGTTTCTGGACAATGACCGCATTCTGACGACGGGATTTTCCCGCCATTCGGACAGGCAGTATGCCGTTTGGAATCAGCACgacttgaagaaacccctggtgCAGGAAGTGATCGACAGTTCTAGTGGAGTGGTTACTCCGTACTTTGATTACGACACCAAAATGATCTACCTGGCAGGGAAGGGAGACGGCAACATCCGGTACTACGAACTGGTGGATGAAGCACCCTATGTGTACTATTTGAATCAGTTCCTATCGGGACAACCCCAGAAGGCTCTGGGCTTCATGCCAAAACGTGGCGTAAATGTATCCCAGTGTGAGGTGTTCCGGTTCTATAAGCTGCACGCAGCTGGAAATATATGCGAACCCATCTCGATGATAGTTCCGCGAAAATCAACACTGTTCCAGAGCGATCTCTATCCGGATACATTGGCCGACATACCGGCGATCGGTGCCAAAGAATGGTTCCAGGGGCGGAACGTGCAACCCATGCTGAGGTCCATGAAGACTG GTGAATCCATTCTGGACACCAGCACCAGTCAAAAACCCCGCAGCAACGAGAGCAAGTATGCCACCATCCATCACACCAGCAGCAAGCACAACGTGCTCAACAACCACCATGGCAATTACAACGGAAACAGCAATAACCATAGCCATAGCAATGGCACCAATAATGGTCCGGCACTTAACGGCAGCAACTACACAAACGGTACCAGTGTGACATCTCTTACCAACGGAGGCAAAAACAACAAAGAAAACGAAATCGATAACCGGAAGTTCGACAACAACACGAAGAAGTTTGCCTTCCTGTCGCAGCCGACGATACCGGACTACAGGCCGCAAGCG ATAATCGAAAAGAGTCAAAAGACCTCAACGAACCAGAGTACAAAGTTCCACCAGCTGCAGGCAATCTTCGGCCAGCACCAGACGGCCAACCACAAGGACATTGCCAACCTGCAGAACAACCTGCTGAGCAGTTCGCGAAATAGCTCACGGAACAGCTCGCTGGAGAACATCAACCTGTTGAACTCGGAGAATGAG CTCCGAAAAGCGTTCAACAAACAAGCCGAGGAAATCAAAAGCCTACGAAAGTCTCTTAACAATTCCGAGAAACGAGTGCGAGAGCTGGAAGCGGAAGTCAAACGGTTACAGCTCCAACAGAAACATTAG
- the LOC109406447 gene encoding coronin-1C isoform X6 has translation MSSFEAVRNEFAEKWKALLEAGGGGGGACGLSLSDPEQHVAGDSDNDGDNDSMTNSQLWFRGVRPSKFRHVYGLPTRKECCYTDISVVRSGNDGNFCATNPTFLAIVADTTFVVIPINQTGRIDFQCCKVIGHTGQILDLKWNPFDDNMIASASDDCTIKLWKIPEGGLTSNLSECSTELVGHKRKVLHIEWHPTAANVLISAGFDHLICVWDVGNAEKPLLNVINCHVDMIYSLAINRDGSLIATTSKDKKLRVIEPRSGIVVSEGICHMGTKCSKAVFLDNDRILTTGFSRHSDRQYAVWNQHDLKKPLVQEVIDSSSGVVTPYFDYDTKMIYLAGKGDGNIRYYELVDEAPYVYYLNQFLSGQPQKALGFMPKRGVNVSQCEVFRFYKLHAAGNICEPISMIVPRKSTLFQSDLYPDTLADIPAIGAKEWFQGRNVQPMLRSMKTGESILDTSTSQKPRSNESKYATIHHTSSKHNVLNNHHGNYNGNSNNHSHSNGTNNGPALNGSNYTNGTSVTSLTNGGKNNKENEIDNRKFDNNTKKFAFLSQPTIPDYRPQAVTNIIEKSQKTSTNQSTKFHQLQAIFGQHQTANHKDIANLQNNLLSSSRNSSRNSSLENINLLNSENELRKAFNKQAEEIKSLRKSLNNSEKRVRELEAEVKRLQLQQKH, from the exons TTTGAAGCGGTCCGAAACGAGTTCGCCGAGAAGTGGAAAGCTCTCCTGGAAGCTggcggtggcggtggtggtgCCTGTGGATTGAGCTTGAGCGATCCCGAACAGCACGTGGCAGGCGACAGCGATAACGACGGCGACAACGACAGTATGACCAACTCACAG CTATGGTTCCGCGGAGTGCGGCCCTCTAAGTTCCGGCACGTGTACGGTCTGCCCACGCGGAAGGAGTGCTGCTACACCGACATCAGTGTCGTGCGCAGCGGCAACGATGGCAACTTCTGCGCCACCAATCCCACATTCCTGGCCATCGTGGCCGACACCACGTTCGTGGTCATTCCCATCAACCAAACCGGACGCATCGATTTCCAGTGCTGCAAGGTGATCGGACACACCGGCCAGATTCTGGATCTCAAGTGGAACCCGTTCGATGACAATATGATTGCGTCCGCTTCGGATGATTGCACA ATCAAACTGTGGAAGATCCCAGAGGGTGGGCTGACGAGCAATCTGAGCGAATGCTCGACGGAGCTCGTCGGCCATAAGCGCAAGGTGCTGCACATCGAATGGCACCCGACGGCGGCAAACGTGCTGATAAGCGCCGGGTTCGACCATTTGATTTGCGTGTGGGATGTGGGCAACGCCGAGAAGCCACTGCTGAACGTGATCAACTGTCACGTGGACATGATCTACAGTTTGGCGATCAATCGTGACGGATCGCTTATTGCGACCACCTCCAAGGACAAGAAGCTGCGGGTGATCGAACCGCGCAGTGGAATCGTTGTTTCG GAGGGAATTTGTCACATGGGCACCAAGTGTTCCAAAGCGGTGTTTCTGGACAATGACCGCATTCTGACGACGGGATTTTCCCGCCATTCGGACAGGCAGTATGCCGTTTGGAATCAGCACgacttgaagaaacccctggtgCAGGAAGTGATCGACAGTTCTAGTGGAGTGGTTACTCCGTACTTTGATTACGACACCAAAATGATCTACCTGGCAGGGAAGGGAGACGGCAACATCCGGTACTACGAACTGGTGGATGAAGCACCCTATGTGTACTATTTGAATCAGTTCCTATCGGGACAACCCCAGAAGGCTCTGGGCTTCATGCCAAAACGTGGCGTAAATGTATCCCAGTGTGAGGTGTTCCGGTTCTATAAGCTGCACGCAGCTGGAAATATATGCGAACCCATCTCGATGATAGTTCCGCGAAAATCAACACTGTTCCAGAGCGATCTCTATCCGGATACATTGGCCGACATACCGGCGATCGGTGCCAAAGAATGGTTCCAGGGGCGGAACGTGCAACCCATGCTGAGGTCCATGAAGACTG GTGAATCCATTCTGGACACCAGCACCAGTCAAAAACCCCGCAGCAACGAGAGCAAGTATGCCACCATCCATCACACCAGCAGCAAGCACAACGTGCTCAACAACCACCATGGCAATTACAACGGAAACAGCAATAACCATAGCCATAGCAATGGCACCAATAATGGTCCGGCACTTAACGGCAGCAACTACACAAACGGTACCAGTGTGACATCTCTTACCAACGGAGGCAAAAACAACAAAGAAAACGAAATCGATAACCGGAAGTTCGACAACAACACGAAGAAGTTTGCCTTCCTGTCGCAGCCGACGATACCGGACTACAGGCCGCAAGCGGTAACTAAC ATAATCGAAAAGAGTCAAAAGACCTCAACGAACCAGAGTACAAAGTTCCACCAGCTGCAGGCAATCTTCGGCCAGCACCAGACGGCCAACCACAAGGACATTGCCAACCTGCAGAACAACCTGCTGAGCAGTTCGCGAAATAGCTCACGGAACAGCTCGCTGGAGAACATCAACCTGTTGAACTCGGAGAATGAG CTCCGAAAAGCGTTCAACAAACAAGCCGAGGAAATCAAAAGCCTACGAAAGTCTCTTAACAATTCCGAGAAACGAGTGCGAGAGCTGGAAGCGGAAGTCAAACGGTTACAGCTCCAACAGAAACATTAG
- the LOC109406447 gene encoding coronin-1C isoform X4: MGCAKIDRATVVPIAIIISIFEAVRNEFAEKWKALLEAGGGGGGACGLSLSDPEQHVAGDSDNDGDNDSMTNSQLWFRGVRPSKFRHVYGLPTRKECCYTDISVVRSGNDGNFCATNPTFLAIVADTTFVVIPINQTGRIDFQCCKVIGHTGQILDLKWNPFDDNMIASASDDCTIKLWKIPEGGLTSNLSECSTELVGHKRKVLHIEWHPTAANVLISAGFDHLICVWDVGNAEKPLLNVINCHVDMIYSLAINRDGSLIATTSKDKKLRVIEPRSGIVVSEGICHMGTKCSKAVFLDNDRILTTGFSRHSDRQYAVWNQHDLKKPLVQEVIDSSSGVVTPYFDYDTKMIYLAGKGDGNIRYYELVDEAPYVYYLNQFLSGQPQKALGFMPKRGVNVSQCEVFRFYKLHAAGNICEPISMIVPRKSTLFQSDLYPDTLADIPAIGAKEWFQGRNVQPMLRSMKTGESILDTSTSQKPRSNESKYATIHHTSSKHNVLNNHHGNYNGNSNNHSHSNGTNNGPALNGSNYTNGTSVTSLTNGGKNNKENEIDNRKFDNNTKKFAFLSQPTIPDYRPQAVTNIIEKSQKTSTNQSTKFHQLQAIFGQHQTANHKDIANLQNNLLSSSRNSSRNSSLENINLLNSENELRKAFNKQAEEIKSLRKSLNNSEKRVRELEAEVKRLQLQQKH; encoded by the exons ATGGGATGCGCGAAAATTGACCGCGCAACGGTCGTGCCGATTGCAATAATTATATCGATT TTTGAAGCGGTCCGAAACGAGTTCGCCGAGAAGTGGAAAGCTCTCCTGGAAGCTggcggtggcggtggtggtgCCTGTGGATTGAGCTTGAGCGATCCCGAACAGCACGTGGCAGGCGACAGCGATAACGACGGCGACAACGACAGTATGACCAACTCACAG CTATGGTTCCGCGGAGTGCGGCCCTCTAAGTTCCGGCACGTGTACGGTCTGCCCACGCGGAAGGAGTGCTGCTACACCGACATCAGTGTCGTGCGCAGCGGCAACGATGGCAACTTCTGCGCCACCAATCCCACATTCCTGGCCATCGTGGCCGACACCACGTTCGTGGTCATTCCCATCAACCAAACCGGACGCATCGATTTCCAGTGCTGCAAGGTGATCGGACACACCGGCCAGATTCTGGATCTCAAGTGGAACCCGTTCGATGACAATATGATTGCGTCCGCTTCGGATGATTGCACA ATCAAACTGTGGAAGATCCCAGAGGGTGGGCTGACGAGCAATCTGAGCGAATGCTCGACGGAGCTCGTCGGCCATAAGCGCAAGGTGCTGCACATCGAATGGCACCCGACGGCGGCAAACGTGCTGATAAGCGCCGGGTTCGACCATTTGATTTGCGTGTGGGATGTGGGCAACGCCGAGAAGCCACTGCTGAACGTGATCAACTGTCACGTGGACATGATCTACAGTTTGGCGATCAATCGTGACGGATCGCTTATTGCGACCACCTCCAAGGACAAGAAGCTGCGGGTGATCGAACCGCGCAGTGGAATCGTTGTTTCG GAGGGAATTTGTCACATGGGCACCAAGTGTTCCAAAGCGGTGTTTCTGGACAATGACCGCATTCTGACGACGGGATTTTCCCGCCATTCGGACAGGCAGTATGCCGTTTGGAATCAGCACgacttgaagaaacccctggtgCAGGAAGTGATCGACAGTTCTAGTGGAGTGGTTACTCCGTACTTTGATTACGACACCAAAATGATCTACCTGGCAGGGAAGGGAGACGGCAACATCCGGTACTACGAACTGGTGGATGAAGCACCCTATGTGTACTATTTGAATCAGTTCCTATCGGGACAACCCCAGAAGGCTCTGGGCTTCATGCCAAAACGTGGCGTAAATGTATCCCAGTGTGAGGTGTTCCGGTTCTATAAGCTGCACGCAGCTGGAAATATATGCGAACCCATCTCGATGATAGTTCCGCGAAAATCAACACTGTTCCAGAGCGATCTCTATCCGGATACATTGGCCGACATACCGGCGATCGGTGCCAAAGAATGGTTCCAGGGGCGGAACGTGCAACCCATGCTGAGGTCCATGAAGACTG GTGAATCCATTCTGGACACCAGCACCAGTCAAAAACCCCGCAGCAACGAGAGCAAGTATGCCACCATCCATCACACCAGCAGCAAGCACAACGTGCTCAACAACCACCATGGCAATTACAACGGAAACAGCAATAACCATAGCCATAGCAATGGCACCAATAATGGTCCGGCACTTAACGGCAGCAACTACACAAACGGTACCAGTGTGACATCTCTTACCAACGGAGGCAAAAACAACAAAGAAAACGAAATCGATAACCGGAAGTTCGACAACAACACGAAGAAGTTTGCCTTCCTGTCGCAGCCGACGATACCGGACTACAGGCCGCAAGCGGTAACTAAC ATAATCGAAAAGAGTCAAAAGACCTCAACGAACCAGAGTACAAAGTTCCACCAGCTGCAGGCAATCTTCGGCCAGCACCAGACGGCCAACCACAAGGACATTGCCAACCTGCAGAACAACCTGCTGAGCAGTTCGCGAAATAGCTCACGGAACAGCTCGCTGGAGAACATCAACCTGTTGAACTCGGAGAATGAG CTCCGAAAAGCGTTCAACAAACAAGCCGAGGAAATCAAAAGCCTACGAAAGTCTCTTAACAATTCCGAGAAACGAGTGCGAGAGCTGGAAGCGGAAGTCAAACGGTTACAGCTCCAACAGAAACATTAG